A single Aythya fuligula isolate bAytFul2 chromosome 21, bAytFul2.pri, whole genome shotgun sequence DNA region contains:
- the LOC116497518 gene encoding lysophosphatidic acid receptor 6-like: MADIAWTEGISNETAGNSSSKFSLEADFQYPLFVVIYSVVFVLGLVENVLALYLLSCKVKHTSPSYIYMINLALVDTLFVCMLPFKINYHLHRNDWIFGDVACRVTGTLYYINICLSIALFTCICIDRYVAVLHPFTYIQIKAAHYVVVVTVLWLVAVSIMVPLVLGGPLHNRGAGNVTACFENFTTSSWTQRMAPYNILALVFGFVIPFSIILICYPLIARRISRIKHSIRKRKALRTIYIILFICALCFLPYHLTHLLHFLMRIQLIQNEALTILIYKMRRVTLALVSFNCCLNPFLYYFTSSSKHWRFNFRLRFRTKMVYTIYDQKLGEYSYVYKLHETQGNKNARTAVN; encoded by the coding sequence ATGGCAGATATTGCCTGGACTGAAGGAATCTCCAATGAGACAGCTGGCAACAGCAGTTCCAAATTCAGCTTGGAAGCAGACTTCCAGTATCCCTTGTTTGTTGTCATCTACAGCGTTGTGTTCGTGCTGGGACTGGTAGAAAATGTCTTAGCTCTGTACCTCCTCTCTTGCAAAGTGAAGCACACCTCTCCTTCCTACATATACATGATTAACCTAGCCCTGGTAGACaccttgtttgtttgcatgctgccttttaaaattaattaccACCTGCATCGGAACGACTGGATCTTTGGCGATGTGGCTTGTAGGGTAACGGGCACGTTGTACTACATCAACATCTGCCTAAGCATCGCCTTGTTCACCTGCATCTGCATTGATCGGTACGTGGCGGTGCTGCACCCCTTCACCTACATCCAGATCAAGGCCGCCCACTACGTGGTGGTGGTCacagtcctgtggctggtggcTGTGAGCATCATGGTGCCGCTCGTCCTCGGCGGGCCCCTGCATAACAGGGGTGCGGGGAACGTGACAGCGTGCTTTGAGAACTTCACGACCAGCAGCTGGACTCAGCGCATGGCGCCTTACAACATCCTGGCCTTAGTTTTTGGTTTCGTGATCCCCTTTTCCATCATTCTGATCTGCTACCCCCTGATCGCGAGGAGGATCTCCCGGATCAAGCACAGCATTCGCAAGAGGAAGGCGCTGAGGACCATCTACATCATCCTGTTCATTTGTGCTTTGTGCTTCCTCCCGTATCACCTCACCCATTTGCTCCACTTCTTGATGAGAATCCAGCTCATCCAGAACGAGGCGCTCACCATCCTGATCTACAAAATGCGGCGGGTCACCTTAGCCCTGGTGAGTTTCAACTGCTGCCTCAACCCCTTCCTGTACTACTTCACCTCCTCCAGCAAGCACTGGCGCTTCAACTTCAGGCTCAGATTCAGGACTAAAATGGTGTACACCATCTACGACCAGAAACTGGGGGAGTACTCCTACGTTTACAAACTGCACGAGacacagggaaataaaaacgCCAGAACTGCAGTCAACTGA